A part of Halobaculum sp. MBLA0143 genomic DNA contains:
- a CDS encoding AI-2E family transporter — MGDTVTSAGIDRRRAGWWIVALVLAAVVGFVVRAFVGTLVFGLFVYYAVRPIYRRLAPYTDSTVETAVATVLVAAVPLLAILLYGTGLAVQGLLAAFGTETAQRVLSEFVREPTAVTNALDDPTTLLSQFQVANLQDGLATVLGTVGFVGGVLLRLSLALALTFFLLRDGHRVEEWFRSEVAAGDSTAHVFLRGVDADLETVYFGNVLTVVGVTIASVAVYNAYDLIAPTAVSPPVPTLLGVLTGLATFVPIVVGKLVYVPVTAVLFWNALRTDAWLGFPVAFLVVAFLFLDILPQTVVRPYVSGRSLHSGLVLFGYVLGAAYFGWYGLFLGPLIVVSGVQFLKHVLPDLADGSAFVPESDEGVEIGTDPLADGDPSTDEQTDDDSGDDIDLATDDTTTRDDTDTGRGQGSTDT, encoded by the coding sequence ATGGGTGACACGGTGACGAGCGCCGGGATCGACCGGCGGCGCGCGGGGTGGTGGATCGTGGCGCTGGTGCTGGCAGCCGTCGTCGGCTTCGTCGTCCGAGCGTTCGTCGGGACGCTCGTGTTCGGGCTGTTCGTCTACTACGCCGTCCGACCGATCTACCGTCGGTTGGCGCCGTACACGGACAGCACGGTCGAGACGGCGGTGGCGACCGTGCTCGTCGCAGCGGTACCGCTCCTGGCGATCCTGCTGTACGGCACCGGGCTGGCCGTCCAGGGGCTGCTGGCGGCGTTCGGTACGGAGACCGCACAGCGCGTGCTGTCGGAGTTCGTCCGCGAGCCGACGGCGGTCACGAACGCTCTCGACGACCCGACGACGCTGCTGTCGCAGTTCCAGGTGGCCAACCTCCAGGACGGGCTGGCGACCGTGCTCGGCACCGTCGGGTTCGTCGGCGGCGTGTTGCTCCGCCTGTCGCTCGCGCTGGCACTCACCTTCTTCCTGCTGCGAGACGGGCACCGCGTCGAGGAGTGGTTCCGGTCGGAGGTGGCTGCCGGCGACTCCACGGCGCACGTCTTCCTCCGGGGGGTCGACGCCGACCTGGAGACGGTGTACTTCGGGAACGTCCTCACTGTCGTCGGCGTGACGATCGCCTCCGTCGCGGTGTACAACGCCTACGACCTGATCGCGCCGACGGCCGTGTCGCCGCCGGTGCCGACGTTGTTGGGTGTCCTCACCGGGCTCGCCACGTTCGTCCCCATCGTCGTCGGGAAGCTCGTGTACGTCCCCGTCACGGCCGTCCTGTTCTGGAACGCGCTCCGCACGGACGCCTGGCTCGGCTTCCCCGTCGCGTTCCTGGTCGTCGCGTTCCTGTTCCTGGACATCCTCCCGCAGACGGTCGTCCGGCCGTACGTCTCTGGCCGGTCGCTCCACTCCGGGCTCGTCTTGTTCGGCTACGTGCTCGGGGCGGCGTACTTCGGGTGGTACGGGTTGTTCCTCGGTCCGTTGATCGTCGTCTCCGGCGTCCAGTTCCTCAAACACGTTCTGCCGGATCTCGCGGACGGCTCCGCGTTCGTCCCGGAGTCCGACGAGGGCGTCGAGATCGGCACCGACCCGTTGGCCGACGGCGACCCGTCGACAGACGAGCAGACGGACGACGACAGCGGTGACGACATCGACCTCGCAACCGACGACACGACGACCCGCGACGACACCGACACGGGGCGAGGCCAGGGATCGACAGACACCTGA
- a CDS encoding HAH_0734 family protein, giving the protein MRKLIVRGDPGIRRDAVVEYDGQELQVFSVQVQGEFHGPDEPQLWCTVGTEDERETFERRQFVPHWLDVESVDAEAVTVLQRGGELNV; this is encoded by the coding sequence ATGCGAAAGCTGATCGTCCGCGGCGACCCCGGGATCAGGCGGGACGCCGTCGTCGAGTACGACGGCCAGGAGCTCCAGGTCTTCTCCGTCCAGGTGCAAGGGGAGTTCCACGGCCCAGACGAGCCCCAGCTGTGGTGTACCGTCGGGACGGAAGACGAGCGGGAGACGTTCGAGCGCCGGCAGTTCGTCCCCCACTGGCTCGACGTGGAGAGCGTCGACGCCGAGGCCGTCACCGTCCTGCAGCGCGGCGGCGAACTCAACGTGTAG
- a CDS encoding DUF2298 domain-containing protein, with protein MEYGLVAVWLLGLVALAALAAPLATRLFGRWPTAGVGFTLPVALVTLGVTAFWVGRVAYGTPALVAGLVVLATATVAVGLDREAVRAALDEGELSVGRVVTAVVAGLRIDHERVRRRAVVETGAVFLVAFGFLVAVRAVDPAIVPRGGEKFLDFGLLQSLARTETLPPEDMWFAGEAVSYYYGGHLLSDLLARLTGTPRRFAYNLALATFFATYVTAAFDLAGTVAAARGYSRRLAAWGAAFAVGLAGNVQTGGRLLLQAFPAGLQSWAVAQIQPHVGLNVTEWLSSGYWFPRRAMWASSRVIPGTINEFPLFAFLNGDLHAHMIGPTFLLLAAALAFVLYDAPTTGRRRAVLFGLVPVVGALQAVVHTWAFPTVFGLAWLALSLSPTPPWRLLPRAARGPVARLVGRPATDGGVTTGSERENGRLGAELARPVVATGLVGVAGVLAAVLAAPFLVGTAASGSSREIAVLAAADRSSWGGLAIVHGAFLLVFGSYLLDRTGDRRPWEFLAAIGVLWVVAAQLSFPAVGLIGPVLLGGWIAARTDRAGFEAVLLAGGAGLALIVEVVYVSEQAGPGRLNTVFKTYSQVWAIWAVAAGVAAAGLWRRVETPALAVWPTARGRHVAVAAVLAIAVCGAGGYAVVTVPNQFAAGNGDAPTSAYDYDYPQEPTLDATAHVEQFHPGVAAGVDYLDDRPGRPVLLSAPGAGWSPGEGFGNPPGMYSWRSSPAASLTGLPTLAGWGHEVGYRGREAFYDRVRIVDRAYTDRTAAVTVLREHDVSYVWVGQAERNRYGMSRVDFDRIAGVEPVVEENGVTLYRVDRSKLPGDE; from the coding sequence ATGGAGTACGGGCTCGTCGCGGTGTGGCTGTTGGGACTGGTCGCGCTGGCGGCGCTGGCGGCGCCGCTCGCGACGCGACTGTTCGGACGGTGGCCGACGGCCGGCGTGGGGTTCACGCTGCCGGTGGCGCTCGTGACGTTGGGCGTGACGGCGTTCTGGGTCGGCAGAGTCGCGTACGGCACGCCGGCGCTCGTCGCCGGGCTGGTGGTGCTGGCGACGGCGACGGTCGCCGTCGGGCTGGATCGAGAGGCGGTGCGGGCGGCGTTAGACGAGGGTGAGCTGTCGGTCGGGCGCGTGGTGACGGCAGTCGTCGCGGGACTGCGGATCGACCACGAGCGCGTCCGCCGGCGGGCGGTCGTCGAGACTGGCGCAGTGTTCCTGGTGGCGTTCGGGTTCCTCGTGGCGGTCAGGGCGGTCGACCCGGCGATCGTGCCGCGAGGCGGGGAGAAGTTCTTGGACTTCGGCCTGTTGCAGTCGTTGGCGCGGACGGAGACGCTCCCGCCGGAGGACATGTGGTTCGCGGGCGAGGCGGTGAGCTACTACTACGGCGGCCACCTGTTGAGCGACCTGTTGGCGCGGCTCACCGGGACGCCCAGACGGTTCGCGTACAACCTGGCGCTGGCGACGTTCTTCGCCACGTACGTGACGGCGGCGTTCGACCTGGCGGGGACCGTCGCGGCGGCGCGGGGGTACAGCCGGCGACTGGCGGCGTGGGGAGCGGCGTTCGCGGTCGGGCTCGCGGGCAACGTCCAGACCGGCGGGCGGCTGTTGTTGCAGGCGTTCCCGGCTGGCCTCCAGTCGTGGGCGGTCGCCCAGATCCAGCCGCACGTCGGCTTGAACGTCACGGAGTGGTTGTCTAGCGGGTACTGGTTCCCCAGGCGGGCGATGTGGGCGTCCAGCCGGGTGATTCCGGGGACGATCAACGAGTTCCCGTTGTTCGCGTTCCTGAACGGTGACCTCCACGCTCACATGATCGGGCCGACGTTCCTGTTGTTGGCGGCCGCACTCGCGTTCGTGCTGTACGACGCGCCGACGACGGGCCGTCGTCGTGCCGTCCTGTTCGGGCTCGTCCCGGTCGTCGGCGCGTTGCAGGCGGTCGTCCACACCTGGGCGTTTCCGACCGTGTTCGGACTGGCGTGGCTGGCGTTGTCGCTGTCGCCGACGCCGCCGTGGAGGCTGTTGCCGCGGGCGGCCCGCGGGCCGGTGGCGCGACTCGTCGGCCGGCCGGCGACGGACGGGGGCGTGACGACGGGTTCGGAACGCGAGAACGGACGGCTCGGCGCGGAACTCGCCCGTCCGGTCGTCGCTACCGGACTGGTCGGTGTCGCCGGCGTGCTCGCGGCCGTGCTCGCGGCGCCGTTCCTCGTCGGCACGGCGGCCTCCGGCAGTTCACGGGAGATTGCGGTGCTGGCGGCCGCAGACCGGAGCAGTTGGGGCGGGCTGGCGATCGTCCACGGTGCGTTCCTGCTCGTGTTCGGGAGCTACCTCCTGGATCGTACCGGCGACCGTCGTCCCTGGGAGTTCCTGGCGGCGATCGGTGTGTTGTGGGTCGTCGCGGCGCAGTTGTCGTTCCCCGCCGTCGGGCTGATCGGCCCGGTGTTGTTGGGCGGGTGGATCGCCGCCCGGACGGACCGCGCCGGCTTCGAGGCGGTGTTGCTCGCCGGCGGCGCGGGGCTGGCGCTGATCGTGGAGGTGGTGTACGTCTCCGAACAGGCCGGTCCGGGGCGACTCAACACCGTGTTCAAGACGTACTCGCAGGTGTGGGCGATCTGGGCCGTCGCCGCGGGCGTCGCCGCCGCCGGGCTGTGGCGTCGCGTCGAGACGCCAGCCCTCGCAGTCTGGCCGACCGCGAGGGGGCGACACGTGGCCGTGGCCGCAGTCCTGGCCATCGCCGTCTGTGGGGCCGGCGGCTACGCCGTCGTGACGGTGCCGAACCAGTTCGCGGCCGGGAACGGCGACGCGCCGACGAGCGCCTACGACTACGACTACCCCCAGGAGCCGACGCTGGACGCCACGGCACACGTCGAGCAGTTCCACCCTGGAGTCGCCGCCGGCGTGGACTACCTCGACGACAGGCCGGGGCGACCGGTGTTGCTGTCGGCGCCGGGGGCGGGCTGGTCGCCGGGAGAAGGCTTCGGCAATCCGCCGGGGATGTACTCCTGGAGGTCGAGCCCGGCCGCGAGTCTCACCGGACTGCCGACGCTGGCCGGCTGGGGCCACGAAGTGGGATACCGCGGGCGAGAGGCGTTCTACGACCGGGTACGGATCGTCGACCGGGCGTACACGGATCGGACGGCCGCGGTGACCGTGCTCCGAGAGCACGACGTGAGCTACGTCTGGGTCGGCCAGGCCGAACGGAACCGCTACGGCATGTCGCGGGTCGACTTCGACCGGATCGCCGGCGTCGAGCCGGTCGTCGAGGAGAACGGCGTCACGCTGTACCGAGTCGATCGGTCGAAGCTGCCGGGAGACGAGTGA